The segment GAAGACCCGGGTGCGGGCGGCACCCAGGTCGACGGCGACATGGCAACGACGCAGCTGCTCAAGGCTGACGGTCACGGCGGATCCTCCGGAGTGCGGTGCTGGCACGGGCGAGGCGGTTCGCGTTTCGCGGTCCTGATGGCATCGTCCGGCCGTACGGGGCCCGGCGCGCGTTGAGATGAGCCGCCCGGGGCCCGGCCGCGCGGGCCCGGCAGGACGTACCGAAGCGGGAGAATCACGACGCACCGCCGCCCACCTGCGGTTTCCTCACAGGATCCTCACTTCCGTGTCTACCTGTGGCCGTACCGGGCCGCATAGCCTGCGGGCCCCATGGACTACTGCCACGCGTGCCGGAGGCATCTCAACGGGGCCCTCGCCTGTGCCGGGTGCGGGACTCCCGTCGAGGAACTGCGGTACGAGACCCCCCATATACCCCGGCCGACCGAGCCGACCCGGCCGGTCCACTCGGGCGAGCCCGCCGCGCTCGGCCCCGAGTACGGGCAGACGCCCGGGTACGGCCAGGCACCCGCGTACGGCCAGGCGCCCGGGTACGGGCAGGCGCCCGCGTACGGCCAGGCACCCGCCTACGACCGCGTGTCCGAGTACGGGCAGGAGCCGGAACCGGAGCCGGAGGCGGAGCCCGGGCCCGCGCCCGAGCACGTCTACGAACTCGACGTCCTCGAACCGTCCCGTCCGGCCCCCGGCGGTCGCCGCGCCGCCCGCGTCGCCGCGCAGGGCCGGTCCGCCGACCGGGGCCGCGTCGTCGCCCGCAAGGGCAGACGAGGGCGGAGCCGCCGGGGCCGTACGGTCCTGGTCGGCACCCTCGGCCTGGTGATCGCGGCCGGTTCGCTGAGCCTGGCGCGGCTCGCCATGGAGGAGCCGGAGGACCTGGGCGCCGCAACGGCTGTGGAGGAGCAGGAGGTCACGGAGTCTCCCCTGCCCCCGGAGCCCGTCGAGACCACCGCGCTTCCGGACGGCGGGGCCCCGTCCCCTGTCTCGGCGACCCCGACGCGCGCCCGCCAGGTGAGCGCGGACACGAGCAAGGGCACGGGCTCGGGTTCCGGTTCGGGCTCGGGGTCGGGTTCAGGGTCCGGTACGGGTTCCGGCACGGGCTCCGGTACGGGGTCGGGAACGGGCCCCGGTACGGGCAACGGCGACGGAGGCACCCCTCAGGACCCCCCGACGCCCACCGACCCGGTGACCCGGCCCTCCACTCCCACGGCGTCCCCGTCCGCCACGAGGGCCGACACGTCCCCGTCCGCCACGACGAGCCCCACCGGCCCCACTCCCTCCTCCACCACCCCCACACCCAGCGCCACCCCGACCCCGACACCGACCCCGAGCCCGTGCACCCCGTTCCTCTGGTTCTGCATCTAGGGCCTGGCGAACTCCTCGATCAGTACCGGGTACTGCTCCCCGCCGTGGCCGGCGGCGATCGCGCGGTCGGCCATCGCCTTGAACAGCTTGGGGAGTTCGGCGTTGACGCCCAGTGCCTCGCTCTCCTCGACGAGGTGGGCCATCGCCCGCGCGTCGGTCTCCAGGGCCGCCACCTCGGCCGGGAACGAGCCGCTGTCGATCTGCTCGGCGTAGCCCGGCAGCCATTCGGCCACTCCGGCGGCCATCTGCCGCGCGAACGGCGCGTAGGTCGCCGCGTCGACACCGGCCGTCCTCAGCATGGCCGTGCCCTGGAGCCAGGCGTTCAGGACGCTCCACATCATGGCCAGGCCCGCCACGTCGTACAGGGACGCGAGACCGTGGTCCTCGCCGAGGTGGGTGACCGTGCCGAGCGCTTCGAGGGTGGGCCGGTGCGCCTCGAAGTCCGTCTGCGCCCCGCTGTGCAGGATCATCGCCTCGGCGGTGCCGATCACCGGCGGGACGGCCATGATCGCGCCGTCCAGGTAGCGGGCGCCGCGCTGTTCGGCCCAGCGGGCGGCTTCCCTGGCCTGGGCGGAGTCGCCCGAGGTCAGGTTGATCAGGGTCGTGCCGTCGAGGGTGACGTCGCTCGCGCCGAGCAGCTGGCGCACGGCCCGGTAGTCGGTGAGGCAGACGATCGTCAGGGGGCTCGCGGCGAGCGCGTCGCCGATGGTCGGCGCCAGGTGCGCGCCGTCGGCCACCAGGTCGGCGGCCTTGGAACCGGTGCGGTTCCACACGGTGGTGGGGTGTCCGGCCTTGAGGAAGGCGGCGGCGAGGGCCCGGCCCATCAGGCCGAGTCCGATGACTGTCACGGGTGCGGCTGTTCTGTCGGTCATGGCAGCATCGTGAACGTTGATACCGGTGTGAAGGTCAAGCGAGGTTGCCATGCGGATCGGGGAGTTGAGCCGCCGGACGGGCGTCCACACTCATCAGTTGCGTTACTACGAGGCCCAGGGCCTCCTTGAGGCGGAGCGCGGTGCCAACGGGTACCGCGAGTACGACGAGAGCGCCGTGCTGCGGGTGAAGCAGATCCGGCACCTGCTCGGTGCCGGCCTGTCGTCCGAGGACATCGCGTACCTGCTGCCCTGTGCGGTCGGCGAGGTCCCGGAGCTGGCGGGGTGCCCCGAGCTGCTGGCCGCGATGCGGTCGCGGATGCGGCGCCTCGACGACCAGATGGAGCGGCTCGCCCGCTCCCGCGACGCTCTCGCCGTCTACATCGACGCGGCGGCGCGCACGGGCGCGGAGACCTATCCGCCCTTCGACGGCTCCGACGACCGGGAGTCCGTCCCGGCCGCCTGATCCGCCTGCCCGGGTCCGCCCGCCTGGCCACCAGGGCCGGACCGGTCCTAGGCGCCCAGCATCCTCTTCAGCAGGTCCCGCAGCAGCGTGCGCTCGGCCTCGGTCAGCTCTCCCAGGGGCTCGCGGGCGAAGTCCAGGGACTCGCGGAGGGCGCGGGCCGTGGTGCGGCCCGCTTCCGTGGGGACGGCCAGCTTGACGCGGCGGTCCGCCGGGTCCGGGTGGCGCTCCACCAGGCCGCGGGCCTCCAGGCGGTCCACGATCCCGGTGATGTTGGACGGCTCGCACTTCAGCTTCTGTGCGATGCGCCGCATCGGCAGCGGGTCGAGCGAGAGAAGGCCGAGGACGCGGGCCTGGGCGCCGGTCAGCGCGTGCTGCGCCGCCGCCTGCTCGTACTCCTCGTAGTAGCGCGCCACGACCGTGCCGATCAGCTCGACGACTTCGAGGGTCAGGGGGTCCGTGCGTGAGGTGGCCATGCCCTCCATCCTACCCAGATACTTGACAACATAAAATATCTAGGCGCATGGTTGTTTCAGTCAGTGAACCTTTTGTGATCTGAAGCTTCTCCTGAGTTTTCCGATTTTGCCTGGAGGCCGTGCTCATGTCCGTTCTTCCCGCGTCCAGCCGTGAGTGGCACCTCGTCGCCCGGCCGCACGGCTGGCCCACCGCCGCGGACTTCGCCCTGCGCGAGACCCCGGTCACCGAGCCGGCCGAGGGCCGCATCCTGGTGCGCAACCAGCACTTCTCCGTAGACCCCTACATGCGCGGCCGCATGAACGACGTGAAGTCCTACATCCCGCCGTTCAAGCTCGACCACCCCATGGACGGCGGCGCGGTCGGCGAGGTCATCGCCTCCAACGCCGAGGGCTTCGCCGTCGGCGACCACGTCCTGCACGGCCTCGGCTGGCGCGAGTACGCCGAGGTCCCGGCCCAGCACGCCACCAAGGTCGACCCGGCGCTCGCCCCCCTCTCGGCCTACCTCGGCGTCCTCGGCATGACCGGGCTCACCGCCTACGCCGGCCTCTTCGACGTCGCCTCCTTCAAGGAGGGCGACGCGGTCTTCGTCTCCGGCGCCGCCGGGGCCGTCGGCAGCCAGGTCGGCCAGATGGCACGCCTCAAGGGCGCCTCCCGAGTGATCGGATCGGCCGGCTCCGACGAGAAGGTCAAGTTCCTCGTCGAGGAGCTCGGCTTCGACGCCGCCTTCAACTACAAGAACGGCCCCGTCAAGGACCAGCTCCGCGAGGCCGCCCCGGACGGCATCGACGTCTACTTCGACAACGTCGGCGGCGAGCACCTCGAAGCCGCGATCTCCTCGCTCAACGTGCACGGCCGCGCCACCATCTGCGGCATGATCGCCCAGTACAACGACACCGAGCCGGTGCCCGGCCCGCGCAACATGGCGATGATCATCGGCAAGCGCCTGCGCCTCCAGGGCGTCCTCGTCGGCGACCACTACGGGCTGCAGCAGCAGTTCGTCCAGGAGGTCGGCGGCTGGCTCGCGTCCGGCGAGCTCAAGCACCGGGAGACCTTCGTCGAGGGCATCGAGAAGGGCGTGGACGCCTTCCTCGGACTGCTCCGCGGCGACAACACCGGAAAGATGATCGTCTCGGTGACCCGTTAGTCTTCCCTCAGCCGTCGCGATCGTGGGCGCGAGTCGCGGCGAACCCATGAAGGAAGTACCTCGCATGTCGATCCAGCACTCCGACGTCCTCTACACCGCCGTCGCCACCGCCGAGAACGGGCGTGACGGCCGTGTCGCCACCGACGACGGCCAGCTCGACGTCGTCGTGAACCCGCCCAAGGCCATGGGCGGCTCCGGCGCGGGCACCAACCCCGAGCAGCTCTTCGCGGCGGGCTACAGCGCCTGCTTCCAGGGCGCGCTCGGCGTCGTCGCCCGTAACGAGAACGCCGACATCTCCGGCTCGACGGTCACCGCCGAGGTCGGCATCGGCAAGAACGACGACGGCTTCGGCATCATCGTCAAGATCTCGGCGACCATCCCGAACGTGGACGTCGAGACGGCCAAGAGCCTGATCGAGAAGGCCCACCAGGTCTGCCCGTACTCGAAGGCGACCCGCGGCAACATCACGGTCGAGCTCGCCGTCTGAGCCCTGGCGCGCTGCACCGACAGCACCGAACGAGGACCGCACCCCTCCCGGGGGTGCGGTCCTCGCTGTGTACGGGACCGCTTGCGGCATCATGGCGGTGTCCGGGGGACAGGGGGAGCCGATGGTGGCGTACGACGGGTCGGGGCAGGCCGGCCAGGAGCTGATCGGCGGTCGCTACCGCCTGGGCGAGCGGCTCGGCCAGGGCGGGACGGGAGTCGTCCGGCGGGCCACCGACGAGCTCCTCGGCCGCCCGGTCGCGGTCAAGACCCTCACCTTCGACACGGACGCGGACCCGGCGGGCGCCCTCCGGGAGGCCCGGGTCGTCGCCCGTGTCCGCCATCCCCATGTGATCGTCGTCCACGACGTCGTCGAGCACCACGGCCGCCCCGCCCTGGTCATGGAGCTGGTCGACGGAGGGTCGCTCGCCGACCGCCTCGCCGCGCCCGACGGCGTCCTGTCCGTACGGGAGACCGCCCGTCTCGGCCTCGCCCTGCTCGACGCGCTGTCCGCGGCCCACGCACATGACGTACTGCACCGGGACGTGAAGCCCGCCAACGTCCTCCTGGAGAAGGGCACCGGCCGGGCGGTCCTCACCGACTTCGGCATCGCCAGCCTCCCCGGCGCCACCACCCTCAGCGGCACCGGAGTCTTCGTCGGCACCCCCGAGTACACCGCGCCGGAACGCATGCGGGGCGAGGAGGCGGGACCGGCCGCCGACCTGTGGTCGCTCGGCGCGCTGCTGTGCGCGGCGGCGACGGGCACCTCGCCGTTCCGCCGGGACTCGATCGGGGCCGTGCTGCACGCGGTCGTGTACGGGGAGATCAGGCCGTCCGAGCGCCTCGGCCCCCTCCTGCCGGTCGTCCACGGACTCCTGGAGCGCGACCCGGACCGGCGCCTGGACGCCGCGGAGGCCCGCCGGCTGCTCACCGCCTGCCTGGACCGCGAAACCGTCGACGCTTCCGAGCCCGACACTCCCCGGGTCGACACCCCCCGGCTTGCCGCTCCCCGGGTCGACATCCCCCGGCTTGCCGCTGCCCGGGTCGACACCCCTCGGCCCGACGTTCCCCGGCTCGACACCCCCCGCCTCGACACCCCGGCGGTACGGGACCCGGCCGGTGCCGCCGGTCCGGCCCCGGGCGAGGCCGCCGCCGGCCGCCGGGGAGCCCTCGCGCTGCCCGTCGTCGCGGCGGTCGTCGCCGCCTGTGTCGCCGCCGTGACGGTCGCCGTGCTGCTCGCCGTCCGCGACGGCCGGACGCCGGAGGCCGGGCCCGCCGACCCCACCCGTACGACCGCTCCCGCCGCCGGGCCCCTGCCCGCCGGGTACACGGCGGTCGCCGACGAGCGCGGCTTCACCCTGGCCGTGCCGACCGGGGCGACCCGCTCGACCGACGGCGAGCGGGTCTTCTACACGACGGCCGACGGGGCCGTCTGGGTCGGGATCAGGATCCGGGCGATCCCCGCCGACGGGGCCATCGGCGCGATGCGCACCGCCGACGCGAGCGGCCCGCGCAACAACCCGGGATACCGGGACAGCGAGGTGGGGGAGACCCGGCACAAGGGGCTGCCCGCCGCCCGCTGGGAGTTCACCTGGAACGGCTTCACCGCCGCCGAGGGCCCCCGGCGCACCGTCGACCTCTGCTGGGAGCAGGCCGGGACGCTGTACGACGTGTGGGCGTCGGCCCCGGTGGGCCGGGCGGCCGAGGCCCGCGCCCATCTCGACGCGGCGCTCGACTCCTTCCGTACGTCCGGCGGTACGCCTGGTGGGACGCCCCGCGGCTGACCGGGACCCCACCGATAAAGTGACCCCCATGCGCGATCTCGGGGTGGGTTTCAAGTACCTGGTACAGGGCCAGAAGTGGGTCGGACAGCACGGGCGGTGGTTCGGTTTCGGGCTGCTTCCCGGCCTCGTGACCCTCGTGCTCTACGTGGGCGCGCTCGTCGGTCTCGGCTACGGCGCCGACGACCTGGTCGCCTGGGCGACCCCCTTCGCCGACGACTGGACGTCTCCCTGGCTCGGGATGTTCCGCGGCACCCTGACCGCTCTGGTCGTCGCCCTCGGACTGTTCCTCGCGGTCATCACCTTCACCGCCGTGACCCTGCTCGTCGGCCAGCCCTTCTACGAGTCGCTCTCCGAGGAGGTCGACCGCAGCGAGGGCGGCGAGGTGCCCGAGTCCGGGCTTCCGCTCTGGCGCGAGCT is part of the Streptomyces sp. NBC_00250 genome and harbors:
- a CDS encoding SCO2400 family protein — its product is MDYCHACRRHLNGALACAGCGTPVEELRYETPHIPRPTEPTRPVHSGEPAALGPEYGQTPGYGQAPAYGQAPGYGQAPAYGQAPAYDRVSEYGQEPEPEPEAEPGPAPEHVYELDVLEPSRPAPGGRRAARVAAQGRSADRGRVVARKGRRGRSRRGRTVLVGTLGLVIAAGSLSLARLAMEEPEDLGAATAVEEQEVTESPLPPEPVETTALPDGGAPSPVSATPTRARQVSADTSKGTGSGSGSGSGSGSGSGTGSGTGSGTGSGTGPGTGNGDGGTPQDPPTPTDPVTRPSTPTASPSATRADTSPSATTSPTGPTPSSTTPTPSATPTPTPTPSPCTPFLWFCI
- a CDS encoding NAD(P)-dependent oxidoreductase, with product MTDRTAAPVTVIGLGLMGRALAAAFLKAGHPTTVWNRTGSKAADLVADGAHLAPTIGDALAASPLTIVCLTDYRAVRQLLGASDVTLDGTTLINLTSGDSAQAREAARWAEQRGARYLDGAIMAVPPVIGTAEAMILHSGAQTDFEAHRPTLEALGTVTHLGEDHGLASLYDVAGLAMMWSVLNAWLQGTAMLRTAGVDAATYAPFARQMAAGVAEWLPGYAEQIDSGSFPAEVAALETDARAMAHLVEESEALGVNAELPKLFKAMADRAIAAGHGGEQYPVLIEEFARP
- a CDS encoding MerR family transcriptional regulator; protein product: MRIGELSRRTGVHTHQLRYYEAQGLLEAERGANGYREYDESAVLRVKQIRHLLGAGLSSEDIAYLLPCAVGEVPELAGCPELLAAMRSRMRRLDDQMERLARSRDALAVYIDAAARTGAETYPPFDGSDDRESVPAA
- a CDS encoding MarR family winged helix-turn-helix transcriptional regulator, with protein sequence MATSRTDPLTLEVVELIGTVVARYYEEYEQAAAQHALTGAQARVLGLLSLDPLPMRRIAQKLKCEPSNITGIVDRLEARGLVERHPDPADRRVKLAVPTEAGRTTARALRESLDFAREPLGELTEAERTLLRDLLKRMLGA
- a CDS encoding NADP-dependent oxidoreductase gives rise to the protein MSVLPASSREWHLVARPHGWPTAADFALRETPVTEPAEGRILVRNQHFSVDPYMRGRMNDVKSYIPPFKLDHPMDGGAVGEVIASNAEGFAVGDHVLHGLGWREYAEVPAQHATKVDPALAPLSAYLGVLGMTGLTAYAGLFDVASFKEGDAVFVSGAAGAVGSQVGQMARLKGASRVIGSAGSDEKVKFLVEELGFDAAFNYKNGPVKDQLREAAPDGIDVYFDNVGGEHLEAAISSLNVHGRATICGMIAQYNDTEPVPGPRNMAMIIGKRLRLQGVLVGDHYGLQQQFVQEVGGWLASGELKHRETFVEGIEKGVDAFLGLLRGDNTGKMIVSVTR
- a CDS encoding organic hydroperoxide resistance protein — protein: MSIQHSDVLYTAVATAENGRDGRVATDDGQLDVVVNPPKAMGGSGAGTNPEQLFAAGYSACFQGALGVVARNENADISGSTVTAEVGIGKNDDGFGIIVKISATIPNVDVETAKSLIEKAHQVCPYSKATRGNITVELAV
- a CDS encoding serine/threonine-protein kinase, whose translation is MVAYDGSGQAGQELIGGRYRLGERLGQGGTGVVRRATDELLGRPVAVKTLTFDTDADPAGALREARVVARVRHPHVIVVHDVVEHHGRPALVMELVDGGSLADRLAAPDGVLSVRETARLGLALLDALSAAHAHDVLHRDVKPANVLLEKGTGRAVLTDFGIASLPGATTLSGTGVFVGTPEYTAPERMRGEEAGPAADLWSLGALLCAAATGTSPFRRDSIGAVLHAVVYGEIRPSERLGPLLPVVHGLLERDPDRRLDAAEARRLLTACLDRETVDASEPDTPRVDTPRLAAPRVDIPRLAAARVDTPRPDVPRLDTPRLDTPAVRDPAGAAGPAPGEAAAGRRGALALPVVAAVVAACVAAVTVAVLLAVRDGRTPEAGPADPTRTTAPAAGPLPAGYTAVADERGFTLAVPTGATRSTDGERVFYTTADGAVWVGIRIRAIPADGAIGAMRTADASGPRNNPGYRDSEVGETRHKGLPAARWEFTWNGFTAAEGPRRTVDLCWEQAGTLYDVWASAPVGRAAEARAHLDAALDSFRTSGGTPGGTPRG